One Alicyclobacillus acidoterrestris DNA window includes the following coding sequences:
- the thiE gene encoding thiamine phosphate synthase, translating into MSNPTLSRAQFRDKLALYLVTDHREDTANLLDVVQQALMGGVTTVQLRRKHDDGAQLVELGRAIRKLTREYGALYIVNDRVDIALLTDADGVHVGQSDISCTDVRKLVGDTMVIGVSTCTVEEAHIAVAAGADYLGVGSVFPTSSKPDADMCGIDGLRAIADCVDVPIVGIGGIQQDNVGQVLGAGADGIAVVSAIMGATDVSRASADLLAMVRER; encoded by the coding sequence ATGTCCAATCCGACTTTGAGCCGTGCGCAATTCAGAGACAAATTGGCCCTTTACTTGGTGACAGATCATCGCGAGGACACCGCGAATCTGCTGGATGTGGTTCAGCAAGCGCTGATGGGCGGCGTCACGACTGTTCAGCTTCGACGCAAGCACGACGATGGGGCACAACTGGTGGAACTCGGGCGGGCCATCCGCAAATTGACGAGGGAATACGGTGCACTCTACATCGTGAATGACCGCGTCGATATCGCACTCCTAACCGATGCCGACGGCGTTCATGTTGGGCAGAGTGATATTTCGTGTACGGACGTGCGAAAGTTGGTGGGCGATACCATGGTGATTGGCGTCTCCACTTGCACCGTGGAAGAAGCACACATTGCGGTTGCCGCGGGCGCCGATTACCTGGGGGTAGGGTCCGTGTTTCCGACGTCGTCGAAGCCGGATGCGGACATGTGCGGAATTGACGGACTTCGGGCGATTGCTGACTGCGTCGATGTGCCAATCGTCGGTATTGGCGGCATCCAGCAGGACAACGTCGGGCAAGTCCTGGGAGCAGGCGCAGATGGCATCGCGGTGGTGTCCGCGATCATGGGGGCTACGGACGTGTCGCGCGCGAGTGCCGATTTATTGGCGATGGTTCGGGAGCGATAA
- a CDS encoding transposase: MEGIKRGSVDLIIIRIEWRYLKKLCTSVLTGRGSIRFYNQDGLLQQTLGAKKISQSALSRFLTGFSGWDVFNNKRTERLQDDTDTALTNGDVLALDDTHAPHPYAKKIPFLYWLYDSSSKTYTWAMNIVALHAVRRNGVEYPWSYSIWKKPESETAKESSKLDLAWRMLQDVRKQVSCRLWVVMDRWYFSKPFLRQCESANFDWITKAKRNTKLFRRLIEPGTGRERFVPIQPIDLIREVYPRLKMQPKAKVASVVCQDIYMQMPTEKRNRKGQMIIKMKYTPIATVVGWRVKEESKDTERSRIDTTDESDHEPAADYKGAYLLMSNRHDVPQEVLGAWLRRWNIEILFRTAKQELGMLNCHSQNENHIHAHLTLLFTAETLIRYLLWAQRKTAGKEDCTHGEVIRNLICIRCHTRRVLSRNKTDSITLDLDTVAKDFARLIRRLWPPNLEIGWFCPFSTNQLLGTTA; the protein is encoded by the coding sequence ATGGAAGGAATCAAAAGAGGCAGCGTAGACCTGATAATTATCAGAATAGAATGGCGTTATCTCAAAAAATTATGCACATCTGTCTTGACAGGACGGGGTTCAATACGGTTTTATAACCAAGACGGTCTACTGCAACAGACACTCGGCGCGAAGAAGATATCGCAATCCGCACTCAGTCGGTTTCTGACCGGGTTTTCCGGTTGGGATGTATTCAACAATAAGCGTACTGAAAGGCTTCAGGATGACACAGACACTGCACTAACAAATGGCGATGTTCTGGCCTTGGACGACACGCATGCACCACACCCATATGCGAAGAAAATCCCCTTTCTCTATTGGCTTTACGACAGTTCCAGCAAAACCTACACATGGGCCATGAACATCGTCGCATTACACGCTGTTCGCCGAAACGGTGTTGAGTACCCATGGTCCTATTCCATCTGGAAGAAACCAGAATCGGAGACAGCTAAAGAGTCTTCAAAACTAGACTTGGCATGGCGCATGCTTCAGGATGTTCGCAAACAAGTATCGTGTCGATTGTGGGTTGTTATGGACCGTTGGTACTTCAGCAAACCATTCTTGCGTCAGTGCGAGTCTGCCAATTTCGATTGGATCACGAAGGCGAAACGCAATACGAAGCTGTTCCGTCGACTCATTGAACCGGGCACCGGGCGTGAACGATTTGTTCCCATACAGCCCATAGATTTGATTCGTGAAGTCTATCCGCGCTTGAAGATGCAACCCAAGGCGAAAGTTGCTTCTGTAGTCTGTCAGGATATCTACATGCAGATGCCGACAGAAAAACGCAATCGTAAAGGACAAATGATCATAAAAATGAAGTACACACCCATTGCTACAGTGGTTGGTTGGCGGGTTAAGGAGGAGTCTAAGGATACCGAGCGAAGCAGGATCGACACAACCGACGAATCAGACCACGAACCCGCGGCCGACTACAAGGGTGCATATCTGCTGATGAGTAATCGTCACGACGTTCCACAGGAAGTGCTTGGGGCATGGCTACGCCGCTGGAATATTGAAATCCTGTTTCGTACAGCCAAGCAAGAGTTGGGTATGTTGAACTGCCATTCACAAAACGAGAACCACATTCATGCACACCTGACGCTGCTATTTACGGCGGAAACTCTCATTCGGTATCTGCTTTGGGCACAACGAAAAACAGCGGGCAAAGAGGATTGCACCCACGGCGAAGTGATCCGCAATCTCATTTGCATCCGCTGCCACACACGTCGAGTCCTTAGTAGAAATAAAACAGACTCGATTACACTCGATCTTGACACAGTCGCAAAGGATTTTGCAAGACTGATTCGTAGACTTTGGCCACCCAATCTAGAAATCGGGTGGTTCTGTCCCTTTTCAACCAACCAATTGTTGGGGACAACTGCATAG
- the thiE gene encoding thiamine phosphate synthase: MNAVLHVISDKHRHHLPLFDALVEAAKGGADVLQIREKKAPAQETYSQVRQLQQALSEERLSSRIFVNDRVDIAIATDIAGVHLAAKSLPTPVVDALRQQAGWSGQIGCSVHSLEEAQLAEQAGADYVTFGHIFASESHPGLPPRGVFALQRVVEALSIPVIAIGGIDQTNIDTVLATGCSGIAVIGAVLGAKNPRRAAAQLKSAIEKSKARPKVEFCALHN; this comes from the coding sequence ATGAACGCGGTCTTACATGTGATTAGTGATAAGCATCGACACCACTTACCGCTCTTTGATGCGCTCGTCGAAGCGGCGAAAGGCGGTGCCGACGTCTTGCAAATTCGCGAAAAAAAGGCACCCGCACAAGAAACGTATTCGCAAGTGCGACAACTGCAACAAGCGTTATCAGAGGAGCGGCTCTCTTCGCGCATTTTCGTCAACGACCGAGTCGATATCGCTATCGCGACTGACATTGCCGGCGTACACCTAGCAGCCAAATCGCTCCCGACGCCCGTCGTCGACGCATTGCGCCAACAAGCGGGTTGGTCCGGCCAAATCGGCTGTTCTGTCCACAGTCTTGAAGAGGCGCAACTGGCCGAGCAGGCTGGGGCGGACTATGTGACGTTCGGCCACATTTTCGCCAGTGAATCGCACCCTGGGCTGCCACCGCGCGGCGTCTTCGCGCTGCAGCGCGTGGTCGAAGCGCTGTCGATTCCCGTCATCGCCATTGGCGGCATCGACCAAACCAATATCGACACCGTGCTCGCGACAGGCTGCAGTGGCATTGCAGTGATTGGCGCAGTTCTTGGGGCCAAAAACCCACGCCGCGCGGCAGCGCAGTTGAAGTCCGCCATCGAGAAATCGAAGGCGCGCCCGAAGGTCGAATTTTGCGCGTTGCACAACTAG
- a CDS encoding thiazole synthase, producing MDQWTIAGRTFTSRLMVGTGKYPSLTVMRDALAASGAEIVTVAVRRVNLDAREESLLAYIDLDKYFLLPNTAGCHTAEEAVRTARLARAAGLSNWVKLEVIPDDGTLLPDPVATVEAAEILVNEGFVVLPYTTDDHTVARRLLDVGCATIMPFGSAIGTGQGLPNPERLRRIIELVDGRVPVVIDAGIGAPSDASLAMELGADAVLVNTAIAKATDPVQMAQAMALGVQAGRFSYLSGRIPRTEVASPSSPEAGLIAKESAPTTARA from the coding sequence ATGGATCAATGGACGATTGCGGGGCGCACGTTTACATCCCGTTTGATGGTTGGGACAGGCAAATATCCTTCGCTCACCGTCATGCGCGACGCGCTCGCCGCGTCAGGCGCAGAGATCGTAACCGTCGCCGTCAGGCGGGTGAATCTGGATGCGCGCGAAGAATCGCTGCTCGCTTATATCGATCTCGACAAGTATTTCTTACTCCCGAATACCGCTGGTTGCCATACGGCTGAAGAGGCTGTTCGCACCGCGCGCCTCGCACGCGCCGCGGGTTTATCCAACTGGGTCAAACTCGAGGTGATTCCAGACGACGGGACGCTTTTACCCGACCCAGTCGCCACCGTGGAGGCGGCAGAAATCCTCGTCAACGAGGGATTTGTAGTCCTCCCGTACACGACAGACGACCACACCGTCGCCAGGCGCTTGCTCGACGTCGGCTGCGCGACCATCATGCCATTTGGATCCGCCATTGGAACCGGCCAAGGACTCCCCAATCCGGAACGCCTGCGACGAATCATTGAACTGGTCGATGGGCGGGTGCCCGTCGTGATCGACGCAGGTATCGGCGCACCATCGGATGCGTCCTTGGCCATGGAACTGGGCGCAGATGCGGTTTTGGTCAATACGGCCATCGCGAAGGCAACGGACCCGGTGCAAATGGCTCAGGCGATGGCGCTGGGCGTTCAGGCGGGCCGCTTCAGTTACCTCTCCGGCCGCATCCCTCGCACGGAAGTGGCTTCGCCGAGCAGTCCAGAAGCGGGACTCATCGCGAAGGAAAGCGCGCCGACGACCGCGAGGGCCTAA
- a CDS encoding transposase — protein MPGRKWTVDEKMNIVLEGMVPGANISEVCRQHGVAQSLYYKWRDAFLAGGRAGLQSGPSTREQELEKQLQEAMSKIGEQAMEIDVLRKKSNWGRK, from the coding sequence ATGCCAGGACGTAAGTGGACTGTGGACGAGAAAATGAACATTGTGTTGGAAGGGATGGTTCCCGGGGCGAATATCAGCGAGGTTTGCCGACAGCATGGTGTGGCCCAAAGTCTGTATTACAAGTGGCGTGACGCATTTCTGGCTGGTGGACGAGCAGGGCTTCAGTCAGGTCCTTCTACCCGGGAGCAGGAGTTGGAGAAGCAGTTGCAGGAAGCCATGAGCAAAATTGGCGAGCAGGCTATGGAAATCGATGTGTTGCGAAAAAAATCGAACTGGGGCCGGAAGTAA
- a CDS encoding tyrosine-type recombinase/integrase — MVTGLQSTRQFCGGCGEEAVSFVVFGGIADILDDPLSLSRKGGHALKRPQACKIINDAARAVGTKENIGTHTLRKTFGYHAYQSGVSLAVLQKLFNHSAPSVTLSYIGITQNELDGVYLNLNL, encoded by the coding sequence ATGGTCACGGGTCTACAATCTACACGACAGTTTTGTGGAGGCTGCGGGGAAGAGGCAGTCTCTTTCGTGGTATTTGGGGGTATCGCCGACATTTTAGATGATCCCTTGTCTTTGTCCAGGAAAGGCGGTCATGCTCTGAAGAGACCACAAGCCTGTAAAATCATTAATGATGCGGCAAGAGCTGTCGGGACTAAAGAAAACATCGGTACACATACGCTTCGGAAGACCTTCGGGTACCATGCGTATCAATCCGGTGTGAGCCTGGCTGTCCTGCAGAAGTTATTCAATCATTCCGCCCCAAGTGTCACCCTGTCGTACATCGGTATTACACAGAATGAGTTGGATGGGGTGTATCTGAATTTGAATCTTTAA
- a CDS encoding IS256 family transposase → MAYTDKIALLELIRKIGLEDGDVDFLKEGLRVLTQAVMEAEVSSLIGAERYERSEKRSNSRNGYREREWDTRVGTIDLQIPKLRKGSYFPSILEPRRKAEKALLSVVQEAYVHGVSTRKVDELVESMGIQGISKSEVSRICKELDDVVQDFKNRPLEGTYPYLWLDATFPKVREGGRVQSMAFVIAIGVRNTGEREVLGFDIGTSEDGAFWLTFIRSLIARGLRGVQLVISDAHEGLRSAIASALTGATWQRCRVHTMRNILSQVPRASQAMVSSIVRTIFAQPTQEAAKQQLSVVVKQLQGKFPKAMGVLERAEEDVLAYMGFPKEHWKQICSTNPLERLNRELRRRFDVVGIFPNRESVLRLGGSILQEQNDEWIVARRYFSRESMAKLIGTDEQQLLAPTSVLHK, encoded by the coding sequence ATGGCTTATACGGATAAGATCGCACTTTTGGAGTTAATTCGCAAGATCGGATTAGAAGATGGTGATGTGGATTTCTTGAAAGAAGGGCTGAGGGTTCTCACCCAAGCAGTGATGGAGGCTGAGGTGAGCTCCCTGATTGGCGCTGAGCGATATGAGCGTAGTGAGAAGCGTAGCAACAGCCGTAATGGGTATAGAGAACGAGAATGGGATACTCGTGTCGGAACGATCGATTTGCAGATTCCCAAGCTTCGTAAAGGGAGTTACTTCCCAAGTATCCTAGAACCTCGGCGGAAGGCTGAAAAAGCCCTTCTGTCCGTTGTTCAAGAAGCGTATGTGCATGGTGTGAGCACTCGTAAAGTGGATGAGTTGGTCGAATCTATGGGGATTCAAGGAATCAGCAAAAGCGAAGTGTCTCGAATCTGTAAAGAACTCGACGATGTAGTGCAGGACTTCAAAAACCGCCCGCTGGAGGGGACGTATCCATATCTTTGGCTAGATGCCACTTTCCCGAAAGTGCGAGAAGGCGGACGGGTGCAGAGCATGGCGTTTGTGATTGCCATTGGTGTGCGAAACACCGGTGAGCGTGAAGTATTGGGATTTGACATTGGCACCAGCGAGGACGGCGCGTTTTGGCTCACATTCATCCGCAGTCTGATTGCACGTGGATTGCGTGGCGTACAGTTAGTAATTAGCGACGCGCACGAAGGACTGCGTAGTGCCATTGCTTCTGCGCTGACTGGAGCGACCTGGCAGCGCTGTCGTGTCCACACAATGCGCAATATTCTCAGCCAGGTGCCTAGAGCGTCACAAGCGATGGTCTCATCCATTGTCCGGACCATCTTTGCGCAGCCGACGCAGGAAGCCGCCAAACAGCAATTATCTGTCGTTGTGAAACAACTTCAAGGAAAGTTTCCAAAAGCGATGGGTGTTCTGGAACGTGCAGAGGAAGACGTATTAGCATACATGGGATTCCCGAAGGAGCACTGGAAGCAGATTTGCTCGACAAACCCACTTGAGCGCTTAAATCGTGAACTAAGGCGGCGCTTTGATGTGGTTGGCATATTCCCCAACCGAGAGTCTGTATTGCGCCTTGGAGGATCGATTCTCCAAGAGCAGAACGATGAATGGATAGTTGCAAGGCGCTACTTCAGCCGAGAGTCTATGGCAAAACTCATTGGCACTGATGAACAGCAGTTACTAGCTCCAACGTCAGTTTTGCATAAATAG
- the thiS gene encoding sulfur carrier protein ThiS yields MKITVNGKSLEISANTTVQQLVEQLDLGHERIAVEHNRHILDPGDFATATIEEGDTLEIVRFVGGG; encoded by the coding sequence ATGAAGATTACCGTCAACGGTAAATCCCTAGAAATTTCAGCGAACACCACCGTGCAACAACTCGTGGAGCAACTCGATTTGGGACACGAGCGCATTGCCGTCGAGCACAATCGGCACATTCTCGACCCGGGCGATTTTGCCACAGCCACCATCGAAGAAGGCGACACGTTGGAAATCGTCCGCTTCGTCGGCGGTGGTTGA
- a CDS encoding class I SAM-dependent methyltransferase produces MKEFDYKAFYNRVGAENGWDFSKVKCQSEGIGIDLYSKLVQKATGTEILLDIGTGGGEAVLSISNSVLLAVGIDNSTGMIATANKNAFAKGKTNVRFLLMDASNVDFPDSFFDLVTCRHSDFSASEVARVLIENGFFMTQQVSESDKLNVKEYFGRGQAFGISEGTLKEKYVKALQDAGFSQIQSSESTVTEYYERPEDLIFLLKHTPIIPHFGEYDDDFKILDEFIKAHTTERGIRTNSSRFMLVAKK; encoded by the coding sequence ATGAAGGAATTTGATTACAAAGCATTTTACAACAGAGTTGGTGCTGAGAACGGATGGGACTTCAGCAAAGTTAAGTGCCAGTCTGAAGGTATTGGTATAGATTTGTATTCCAAGTTAGTTCAGAAGGCTACGGGAACAGAAATCCTTCTTGATATCGGGACTGGTGGCGGTGAAGCCGTATTATCCATCAGCAATTCCGTTTTACTGGCAGTGGGCATTGATAACTCAACGGGTATGATTGCGACCGCGAACAAGAACGCATTTGCCAAGGGGAAGACCAACGTTCGGTTCCTGCTGATGGATGCATCGAATGTGGATTTTCCCGATAGTTTCTTTGATCTAGTTACATGTCGACACTCTGATTTTAGTGCTTCAGAGGTGGCACGAGTTCTGATTGAAAATGGGTTCTTCATGACTCAACAAGTCAGTGAGTCTGATAAGTTGAATGTAAAAGAGTATTTTGGCAGAGGGCAAGCTTTTGGCATATCAGAGGGTACACTGAAGGAAAAGTACGTCAAAGCATTACAGGATGCGGGATTTAGTCAGATACAATCCTCCGAATCGACTGTAACCGAGTATTATGAGCGTCCAGAAGACTTGATATTTCTCTTAAAGCATACTCCGATTATCCCCCACTTTGGTGAATATGACGACGATTTCAAAATCCTAGATGAGTTCATCAAAGCTCACACAACGGAACGTGGCATTAGAACGAATAGTTCAAGATTTATGCTTGTGGCAAAGAAATAG
- the thiO gene encoding glycine oxidase ThiO, with the protein MFDVIVIGGGAIGMTSAWRLAQTGRRVLLLERGQLGGEASSAAAGMLGAQLEVSEPGAFYQLCLESRALYAQFVDELFSCTGIDAQLSHNGILQMAFDATHVTALKSRMRWQIDHGARAEWLDADEVKRQEPLLAKAFGALLLPDDSNVNAPLLMRALAAAVKQICQVCEGSHVTDIEHEKTGDGYVVKTATGSYCGESVVVAAGAWSERLLEPFSTPCTIRPVKGQLAAIRPRQGLAIRHTIYSDHVYLVPKRDGTIVVGATEEREAGYNRDVTIDALTTLFTAVTRMAPGLRDAIFERTWMGLRPGSPNGQPWIGEVAGAPGLHVAVGHFRNGILLAPVTAKMVVQSVSREPWPARWQPFHVALKDQLQPR; encoded by the coding sequence ATGTTTGACGTCATTGTCATCGGCGGCGGCGCCATTGGTATGACCAGTGCTTGGCGGCTCGCTCAGACAGGGCGACGCGTTTTGCTGCTCGAACGAGGCCAGTTGGGCGGTGAAGCTTCGAGTGCTGCGGCTGGGATGCTCGGCGCGCAGCTGGAGGTTTCAGAACCAGGTGCCTTTTACCAACTGTGCCTGGAAAGCCGTGCATTGTACGCGCAGTTTGTCGACGAATTGTTCTCGTGCACGGGAATTGATGCCCAACTATCACACAACGGTATCCTCCAGATGGCCTTCGACGCGACCCACGTCACAGCGCTGAAATCTCGAATGCGTTGGCAAATTGACCATGGTGCGCGCGCAGAATGGTTAGACGCCGACGAGGTGAAACGGCAGGAGCCACTCCTCGCAAAGGCGTTTGGTGCGCTCCTATTACCGGACGACAGCAACGTCAACGCACCGCTCCTCATGCGCGCTTTAGCCGCAGCCGTGAAGCAAATCTGCCAGGTGTGCGAAGGCAGCCATGTGACCGATATTGAACACGAAAAGACAGGCGACGGATATGTGGTTAAAACCGCCACAGGCAGTTACTGCGGTGAATCCGTGGTCGTTGCTGCGGGCGCCTGGTCGGAGCGCTTGTTGGAACCGTTTTCCACGCCTTGCACCATCCGCCCTGTCAAAGGGCAACTCGCCGCGATCCGGCCGCGGCAGGGGCTCGCGATTCGCCACACCATCTACAGTGACCACGTCTACCTCGTGCCCAAACGAGACGGCACAATTGTGGTCGGTGCCACCGAAGAACGCGAAGCCGGATACAACCGGGACGTGACGATAGATGCGTTGACGACGCTGTTTACCGCCGTTACCCGCATGGCCCCGGGCCTTCGGGACGCCATCTTCGAACGCACATGGATGGGGCTTCGACCCGGGTCCCCAAATGGCCAGCCTTGGATTGGCGAAGTGGCCGGCGCACCGGGGTTGCACGTGGCTGTTGGACATTTTCGAAATGGCATCTTGCTCGCGCCCGTGACCGCCAAGATGGTCGTTCAATCCGTATCCAGAGAGCCCTGGCCAGCGCGTTGGCAACCGTTTCACGTCGCGTTGAAAGACCAGTTACAACCGAGGTGA
- a CDS encoding ThiF family adenylyltransferase, with amino-acid sequence MITLDHERYSRQVLFRPIGEDGQALLRRARVAIVGMGALGTASATQLVRAGVGFVRLIDRDIIEPSNLQRQSLYDEADALHGRAKAEAAADKLRQANRDVEIEVAIEDVHWRNAERLLSDVDVIVDGTDNFQVRYLINDVAVKHQIAWSYGGAVSSYGTTAFIRPGETPCLVCLFGPNTQSGGHDTCDTVGVIAPVVSIIASLQVAEIFKYLTGNVDALANAITYLDVWKNEFRSVQFGEAKAACPCCQQHEYVALETRTNDLTVSLCGRQTIQVRPAARLLVSLSQMADRLSSFGEVRHNDSLLRCDFGNVQITLFADGRALIHGVDNEVEARSLYARYIGM; translated from the coding sequence ATGATCACGTTGGATCACGAAAGATACTCAAGGCAGGTCTTGTTTCGACCGATTGGGGAGGACGGACAGGCTTTGCTGCGCCGCGCGCGTGTCGCGATCGTCGGGATGGGGGCCTTGGGCACGGCCTCGGCAACCCAACTCGTTCGCGCTGGTGTCGGTTTCGTCCGCCTGATTGACAGAGACATCATCGAACCGTCAAATTTACAGCGGCAGTCGTTGTATGACGAGGCAGATGCTCTGCACGGACGCGCCAAAGCGGAGGCGGCCGCGGATAAACTGAGACAGGCCAATCGCGACGTTGAAATTGAGGTGGCGATTGAGGATGTTCACTGGCGAAACGCTGAGCGACTGTTGTCCGATGTCGATGTGATTGTCGATGGGACGGACAATTTTCAAGTGCGATACCTCATCAACGACGTAGCGGTTAAGCACCAAATCGCCTGGTCGTACGGCGGCGCGGTCAGTTCATATGGCACGACGGCGTTTATTCGCCCGGGAGAGACACCGTGTCTGGTCTGTCTGTTTGGGCCAAACACGCAGAGTGGCGGACATGATACGTGTGATACGGTGGGTGTCATTGCGCCCGTGGTGTCCATTATCGCCTCGCTGCAGGTAGCGGAGATATTCAAGTATCTGACGGGCAATGTCGACGCCCTGGCGAACGCGATTACGTATTTGGATGTGTGGAAAAACGAGTTTCGCAGCGTCCAGTTCGGAGAGGCGAAAGCGGCGTGTCCATGTTGTCAACAGCACGAGTACGTGGCGCTTGAGACCCGGACGAACGACTTGACAGTCTCTTTGTGTGGACGTCAAACGATACAGGTGCGACCAGCGGCCCGCCTCCTTGTCTCACTGTCGCAAATGGCGGACAGGCTTTCTTCGTTTGGTGAGGTGCGACACAACGACAGCTTGCTGCGCTGCGACTTTGGCAACGTGCAAATCACGTTGTTTGCCGACGGTCGGGCGCTCATTCACGGTGTCGACAATGAAGTGGAAGCGCGTAGTCTCTACGCCAGATATATTGGGATGTGA
- a CDS encoding Hsp20/alpha crystallin family protein, producing MKNGGQQNPFEYLKNLGDLRDIKKLLGEDFFKHFSMAGFNADPLVREEETEQVYPAVDIYDLGNEFSVWAEIPGLKRTDISLQVSSYSLFLRGNVPTPTGKRNAHVLTSERYVGPFERTIELPVRIRPESVKASYANGLLIIILEKFSPTEGEIHHAVDIEFE from the coding sequence ATGAAAAACGGTGGCCAACAAAATCCATTTGAATATCTGAAGAACCTCGGTGATTTACGAGACATCAAGAAATTATTAGGTGAAGATTTTTTTAAACACTTCTCCATGGCAGGGTTCAATGCGGATCCGCTGGTTCGTGAAGAAGAAACCGAACAAGTATACCCTGCCGTCGACATCTATGACCTCGGGAATGAATTCAGCGTCTGGGCAGAAATCCCTGGGCTGAAGCGAACGGACATCTCCCTTCAGGTGAGTTCCTATAGCTTGTTCCTGCGCGGGAATGTACCTACGCCAACCGGAAAGCGCAACGCTCACGTACTGACGTCGGAACGCTATGTGGGTCCGTTCGAACGAACCATAGAACTGCCCGTACGCATACGTCCAGAATCCGTCAAAGCTTCTTACGCCAACGGCCTTCTGATTATCATTCTAGAGAAGTTCTCGCCGACGGAAGGTGAAATCCACCATGCTGTAGATATCGAATTTGAATAA
- a CDS encoding IS3 family transposase produces MVAQLVKEGFRVPVIAKALELNRTYCYSLLKEPVKKAKKAVIDKDALLKQRIRHLCERFPRYGYRRIKVMLRRQYSMQVNHKRVHRLMREMGLLVKSPQREASRKKRSGKIPVSQSNEHFQCDMTKIWCGKDGWGYLFAVIDAYDREIVGYSFSRYCRTEELLQAVDNAFNYRFPSGVRGANLTLRTDNGCQMTSRRFVQAMKDCQVKHERTGYNNPDADGYIERFFRSLKEEEVWMQEYDNFAEAKIAIKTYIEFYNKERPHSALGYRTPQEFRKWKESKEAA; encoded by the coding sequence TTGGTTGCTCAGCTCGTCAAGGAAGGGTTTCGGGTCCCAGTGATTGCGAAAGCATTGGAGCTGAATCGAACTTATTGTTATAGCTTGTTAAAGGAGCCTGTGAAGAAGGCGAAAAAAGCGGTTATAGATAAAGACGCCCTATTGAAACAGCGGATTCGCCATCTATGCGAGAGGTTCCCACGATATGGATACCGTAGAATCAAGGTCATGTTGCGTCGTCAATACAGCATGCAGGTAAACCACAAACGAGTACACCGGCTCATGCGGGAAATGGGATTGTTGGTCAAATCCCCACAGCGAGAAGCTTCCCGAAAGAAGCGGTCTGGAAAGATTCCGGTGAGTCAGTCAAACGAACACTTCCAGTGCGATATGACAAAGATTTGGTGTGGTAAGGATGGCTGGGGATATCTATTCGCGGTAATCGATGCGTACGACCGTGAAATTGTGGGGTATTCGTTTTCGCGCTATTGCCGGACAGAGGAATTGCTGCAGGCTGTGGATAACGCATTCAACTACCGATTCCCGAGCGGGGTACGAGGCGCAAACTTAACGCTCAGAACTGACAACGGATGCCAAATGACAAGTCGACGATTCGTACAAGCCATGAAGGACTGCCAGGTGAAACATGAACGGACAGGTTATAACAACCCGGACGCAGATGGCTATATCGAACGTTTCTTCCGTTCGTTGAAGGAGGAAGAAGTTTGGATGCAGGAATACGACAACTTCGCGGAAGCCAAGATCGCAATCAAAACGTATATTGAGTTCTACAACAAAGAGCGCCCGCACTCAGCGTTGGGCTATCGTACACCGCAGGAATTCAGAAAATGGAAGGAATCAAAAGAGGCAGCGTAG
- a CDS encoding ECF transporter S component, whose translation MSWKLREIVTMVILSVVCGAIYRGWDVVTNLFSIGWVPGQGVINGLWWLASGLIPYIVRRPGAALMSEVIAAIVELGLGGNWGLGGLLSGLVQGIGAEVAFLLFGWRKYHWSILMLSGALAGIAFSVQWYVQYGGHAYQAFIVVLYTVITMVSGAVLGGLLPKWLADALKRTGVLRNFQIAKKSA comes from the coding sequence ATGAGTTGGAAGTTGCGGGAAATTGTCACGATGGTCATTCTGTCCGTGGTTTGCGGGGCTATCTACCGTGGGTGGGATGTCGTCACGAATTTGTTCAGCATCGGTTGGGTGCCTGGGCAGGGCGTGATAAACGGACTTTGGTGGCTGGCTTCAGGTCTCATTCCATATATCGTTCGCCGCCCAGGCGCTGCGCTCATGTCCGAGGTGATTGCAGCGATTGTCGAGCTCGGACTTGGGGGCAACTGGGGCCTTGGTGGGCTCCTGTCGGGCCTTGTTCAGGGGATTGGTGCGGAAGTTGCGTTTCTCTTGTTCGGGTGGCGCAAGTATCACTGGTCGATTTTGATGCTTTCCGGTGCGCTGGCTGGCATTGCATTCAGCGTTCAATGGTATGTTCAGTATGGTGGTCACGCGTACCAGGCCTTCATCGTCGTCCTCTACACCGTCATCACGATGGTGAGTGGGGCAGTGCTCGGTGGTCTGTTGCCGAAGTGGCTGGCTGACGCACTGAAGCGCACGGGCGTTCTTCGCAACTTTCAAATCGCCAAAAAATCGGCGTGA